Proteins encoded within one genomic window of Rhizobium favelukesii:
- a CDS encoding MBOAT family O-acyltransferase encodes MVFSSEVFLFLFLPTFLLAYYATPIAARSLTILIASYIFYGWWRMDFLALLFATTVWVYVFAIAVERNLGRPAGKILLAVGIAGCLTVLGVFKYLNFFIDSFAALVGTDAGGLGIHWRLILPIGISFYVFQSISYLVDVYRRETPATRNFIDLAAYKALFPQLIAGPILRFKDLADQFKHRDHTIQKFSDGTALFVIGLAKKALIADPIAPIADSIFSSGHPTLIEAWLGAIAYMMQLYFDFSGYSDMAIGLGLMIGFRFAPNFDMPYLSRSITEFWRRWHISLSNWLRDYLYIPLGGSRLGPLRTYLNLILVMLLGGLWHGANWTFVLWGGWHGGWLALERATGWNKIATSKWIALPLTLLIVLLGWVLFRAESVGVALELYAGMLGLNGFWARPELLLDITHEGLLTLAIGCAVVASEPYLQTFDRTGVAVPGTDGTATLRQSITVPLMLTLLATATILKLAEANHSPFLYFQF; translated from the coding sequence ATGGTTTTTTCCTCCGAGGTCTTCCTTTTTCTGTTTCTTCCGACATTCCTGCTGGCCTACTACGCGACCCCGATTGCGGCGCGCTCCCTTACCATTCTGATTGCGTCCTATATTTTTTACGGGTGGTGGCGGATGGATTTCCTCGCACTCCTGTTTGCAACAACCGTGTGGGTCTATGTCTTTGCGATCGCAGTCGAGCGCAATCTAGGCCGGCCCGCAGGGAAAATCCTGCTCGCCGTTGGTATCGCCGGCTGCCTGACGGTGCTTGGAGTTTTCAAATACCTGAACTTTTTCATCGATAGTTTCGCCGCTCTCGTTGGGACGGATGCGGGCGGGCTCGGTATTCACTGGCGCCTCATCCTTCCCATTGGTATTTCCTTCTACGTCTTCCAGTCGATCAGCTATCTTGTCGACGTCTATCGCCGGGAAACGCCCGCCACGCGCAACTTCATCGATCTTGCCGCATACAAGGCTCTGTTTCCGCAGCTCATTGCTGGCCCAATCCTGCGTTTCAAGGATCTCGCCGACCAATTCAAACATCGCGATCACACCATCCAGAAGTTTAGCGACGGTACGGCCCTGTTCGTCATCGGACTTGCAAAGAAAGCACTGATTGCAGATCCGATTGCGCCGATCGCCGACAGCATCTTTTCGAGCGGTCACCCGACCCTGATTGAGGCGTGGCTTGGCGCCATCGCCTACATGATGCAACTTTACTTCGATTTTTCCGGCTATAGCGACATGGCGATAGGCCTTGGACTGATGATCGGGTTCCGCTTCGCACCGAACTTCGACATGCCCTATCTCAGCCGGAGCATCACCGAATTCTGGCGCAGATGGCACATCAGTCTGTCAAACTGGCTGAGAGACTATCTCTACATTCCGCTCGGCGGAAGCCGCCTCGGTCCTCTTCGAACCTATCTCAACCTGATTTTGGTCATGCTCCTCGGTGGGCTTTGGCATGGCGCCAACTGGACCTTCGTTCTCTGGGGCGGATGGCATGGTGGCTGGCTGGCGCTCGAACGCGCCACAGGCTGGAATAAGATAGCGACCTCGAAATGGATAGCGCTGCCACTCACCCTGCTGATCGTCTTGTTGGGATGGGTCCTCTTCCGGGCCGAGAGCGTCGGTGTCGCATTGGAGCTTTATGCCGGCATGCTTGGGCTGAATGGGTTTTGGGCGCGACCGGAATTGCTCCTCGATATCACTCACGAAGGGCTGCTCACTCTGGCCATCGGATGCGCAGTCGTTGCAAGCGAGCCTTATCTTCAGACATTCGATCGGACAGGGGTTGCCGTGCCAGGTACCGATGGAACCGCGA